Proteins co-encoded in one Candidatus Liberimonas magnetica genomic window:
- a CDS encoding LCP family protein, whose amino-acid sequence MNRILKPISNLNLNQLSLLAFAVILSLSLYLSWANPISRSIRKGERINALLIGTDIVDYARHSDTLIFASYDPVRRFLDIISIPRDTRFSPKGYNFKKINEVYAYHYRTKQNDAFAAIEVCKAVEELFQNRLEIPYYVTINYSSFKKFIDLIGGIKVDIEEPMNYDDQAGNLHIHFNAGVNHLDGAKALEYVRFRGKAGDLGRIFRQQLFVKSFLLRWKNPYFIFNLPKIAKLLMTEIFTNINTWDAFSGIIEVKDINMKNIRFSQLPGQPNKKGYWEYDTDNLNGLLNKILPNRDLNPSKSPNIRVEIWNATGTGKMAEQVTWILRKSGFDVIDWGNFTTRQKKTLIKDLTGDLRGAQRISEILNCGEVITRYDEKRLIDISVILGEDCKINTK is encoded by the coding sequence ATGAATAGAATATTAAAACCTATTTCAAACTTAAACCTTAACCAGTTAAGCTTGTTAGCTTTTGCCGTTATTTTATCTTTGTCACTTTACCTCTCCTGGGCAAATCCCATCTCAAGAAGTATCAGAAAAGGCGAAAGGATAAATGCTCTCTTGATAGGCACGGACATTGTGGATTATGCAAGGCATTCGGATACGCTCATCTTTGCAAGTTATGACCCTGTGCGCAGGTTCCTTGACATAATCTCAATACCCAGGGATACGAGGTTTTCTCCTAAAGGCTATAACTTTAAAAAAATAAACGAAGTCTATGCATACCATTACAGGACAAAACAGAATGACGCCTTCGCTGCTATAGAAGTCTGCAAAGCAGTCGAAGAATTATTCCAAAACAGGCTGGAGATACCCTATTATGTAACCATTAATTATTCCAGCTTTAAAAAGTTCATTGACCTTATAGGCGGAATAAAGGTTGACATAGAAGAGCCTATGAATTATGACGACCAGGCAGGAAACCTGCATATACATTTTAATGCCGGGGTCAACCATCTTGACGGTGCAAAAGCCCTGGAATACGTCCGCTTTAGAGGGAAAGCAGGAGACCTGGGAAGGATATTCAGGCAGCAGCTTTTTGTAAAATCGTTTCTTTTAAGATGGAAAAATCCCTATTTTATATTCAACCTTCCTAAGATTGCCAAACTTCTTATGACGGAAATATTTACGAATATAAACACATGGGATGCTTTTTCCGGCATCATCGAAGTCAAGGACATAAACATGAAAAATATCCGTTTTTCCCAGCTTCCCGGCCAGCCCAATAAAAAAGGATACTGGGAATATGATACAGACAACCTTAACGGATTGCTTAATAAGATCCTTCCAAACCGAGACTTAAACCCTTCAAAAAGCCCGAATATCCGTGTCGAGATATGGAATGCGACCGGAACAGGCAAAATGGCAGAACAGGTGACCTGGATATTGAGAAAAAGCGGCTTTGACGTAATAGACTGGGGAAATTTCACCACCAGACAGAAGAAGACCTTAATAAAAGACCTTACAGGTGACCTGCGCGGGGCCCAAAGGATCTCAGAGATCCTTAACTGCGGCGAGGTAATAACACGCTATGATGAAAAACGGTTGATCGATATATCCGTTATCCTGGGCGAAGATTGTAAGATAAATACTAAATAA
- the nadD gene encoding nicotinate-nucleotide adenylyltransferase, with product MTKIKRIGIFGGSFDPVHKGHIQLALLSKKEADLDKVIFIPAYHPPHKKNRKLTSQNHRLKMLKLALKPYPFFKVSHFELNSRKPVYTYQTIRYFKNKFNRASIFFILGSDSLSEIKTWKKPELIASSCAIITGNRPGTVLDSIPYKKSILFLSKVIYDVSSSLIRYNVKKGISIRSLVPKEIERYIKVNGLYNE from the coding sequence GTGACAAAGATTAAGCGCATAGGTATATTTGGCGGCTCTTTTGATCCTGTGCATAAAGGCCATATACAACTTGCGCTTTTATCTAAGAAAGAAGCTGACCTGGATAAAGTAATATTCATACCGGCATATCATCCTCCTCACAAAAAAAACAGGAAATTAACCTCGCAAAACCACCGTTTAAAAATGCTGAAGCTAGCGTTAAAACCTTATCCTTTCTTTAAGGTCAGCCATTTTGAATTAAATTCCAGAAAACCAGTTTACACTTATCAGACAATCAGATATTTCAAAAACAAATTCAACAGGGCTTCTATTTTTTTTATCCTGGGCTCTGACTCGCTTTCTGAAATAAAAACATGGAAGAAACCGGAACTTATTGCTTCAAGTTGTGCTATAATAACAGGCAACAGGCCCGGGACAGTATTAGACAGCATTCCTTACAAAAAATCAATATTGTTTTTAAGTAAAGTCATTTATGATGTGTCATCTTCCCTGATAAGGTATAATGTTAAAAAGGGAATATCAATAAGAAGTTTAGTCCCAAAAGAGATCGAACGGTACATAAAAGTAAACGGTCTTTACAATGAATAA
- the yqeK gene encoding bis(5'-nucleosyl)-tetraphosphatase (symmetrical) YqeK, with protein MNKLDINAIIKYLKKNQSQARFIHTLGAWRTALDLARRYKVAKAKVSLAALLHDAGKGFTKQGLIRYIRKYKVPVPNLEDTINYNPWVLHGFASAALANKRFGIKDKAILNAIKEHTIGGPDMTLLSKIIYLSDITAPDRRYAGVKKIRWLAKRNLDKAMQAALFYKTYHVLKNKKWLHPAAVSAWNGFVEKK; from the coding sequence ATGAATAAACTGGATATAAATGCTATAATTAAATATCTAAAAAAAAACCAGTCGCAGGCTAGGTTTATACATACCTTAGGAGCCTGGCGTACCGCTCTAGACCTGGCAAGACGGTATAAAGTTGCCAAAGCTAAAGTCAGCTTAGCAGCGCTTCTCCATGATGCAGGCAAAGGCTTTACAAAACAAGGGTTGATAAGATATATAAGGAAATATAAGGTGCCTGTACCAAACCTTGAAGACACGATAAATTATAACCCGTGGGTCTTGCACGGTTTTGCCAGCGCAGCTTTAGCAAATAAACGTTTCGGGATAAAAGATAAGGCTATTTTAAACGCCATAAAAGAACATACTATCGGCGGCCCGGACATGACCTTGCTTTCTAAGATAATATATCTGTCCGACATAACAGCACCGGACAGGAGATATGCAGGTGTAAAAAAAATACGCTGGCTTGCTAAACGCAACCTTGATAAAGCTATGCAGGCGGCTCTTTTTTATAAAACTTATCATGTTTTGAAAAATAAAAAGTGGCTGCATCCGGCCGCCGTTTCTGCCTGGAACGGTTTTGTTGAAAAGAAATGA
- a CDS encoding tetratricopeptide repeat protein, with protein sequence MKKIFIFLNLFFLSYNLYAGAPSKIRSGNAYFKKGDFQKSLDNYREAQINQPDNPAIHFNIGDSLYKMNQYDQANNEFNKAAVFNDKKLQSRVYYNLGNSSFRENKYDQALDYYKKAIELNPDDAEAKYNFEYVKRQKLNPNNKNKKDEKKKQEKDNNKQAKQNDKEDKKNQMSKEDAQRILQYFDQADRDSAKKRKMKMPQMPKVEEDW encoded by the coding sequence ATGAAAAAAATATTTATATTTTTAAATTTATTCTTTTTATCGTATAATCTGTATGCTGGGGCGCCTTCGAAAATAAGGTCAGGCAATGCCTATTTTAAAAAAGGAGATTTTCAAAAATCTCTTGATAACTACAGGGAAGCGCAAATAAACCAGCCTGATAATCCTGCAATCCATTTTAATATCGGAGATTCTCTGTACAAAATGAACCAGTATGACCAGGCAAACAATGAGTTTAACAAAGCAGCCGTTTTTAATGATAAAAAACTTCAAAGCCGTGTTTATTACAACTTAGGCAACAGCTCTTTCAGGGAGAACAAATACGACCAGGCCCTGGACTATTATAAAAAAGCTATCGAGCTGAACCCGGATGATGCTGAAGCAAAATACAACTTTGAATACGTTAAAAGGCAAAAATTAAACCCAAACAATAAAAATAAAAAAGATGAGAAGAAAAAACAAGAAAAAGACAATAACAAACAAGCTAAGCAAAACGACAAGGAAGATAAAAAAAATCAAATGTCAAAAGAAGACGCCCAAAGAATATTACAGTATTTCGACCAGGCAGACAGGGATTCAGCTAAGAAAAGGAAAATGAAGATGCCTCAAATGCCGAAAGTAGAAGAAGACTGGTAG
- a CDS encoding tetratricopeptide repeat protein: MKKTILILSLSLSLSLPLFATDDSLNLFNQANGFYEKGEFVKAINLYEQLVSKNQANGSLFYNLGNAYYKNQQMGFAVLNYEKALKLMPRDNDVRYNIDFINRMLKEPPPSFIDQVMQALNNLASLNELLSLSSFLFLLFIFIISVFIFNKQRALLLTGGIVLLLLLVAACLLFIKIDREVMAGWAIVTSGPAEVRNGPGLENSIGFSLPEGKKIMTLGQKDEWVAIGLKQEGLRGWLEKKYINEI; encoded by the coding sequence ATGAAAAAAACTATTTTGATTTTATCTTTATCTCTATCTTTATCTTTACCTTTATTCGCAACCGATGACTCCTTGAATTTATTTAACCAGGCCAATGGATTTTACGAGAAGGGTGAATTTGTAAAAGCCATAAATCTATACGAACAACTTGTATCCAAGAACCAGGCAAACGGCTCATTGTTTTACAACCTTGGAAATGCTTATTACAAAAATCAGCAAATGGGTTTTGCAGTCCTGAATTATGAAAAAGCCCTGAAACTTATGCCCAGGGACAACGATGTGCGCTACAATATAGATTTCATTAACAGGATGCTCAAGGAACCACCCCCTTCCTTTATTGATCAAGTGATGCAGGCGTTAAACAACCTGGCATCTCTTAACGAACTGCTCTCTTTATCATCTTTCTTGTTTTTATTATTTATTTTTATTATCTCAGTATTTATTTTCAACAAACAAAGAGCACTCTTATTGACCGGCGGCATCGTTCTTTTGCTGCTTCTGGTTGCAGCCTGCCTACTTTTTATAAAAATAGACAGGGAAGTAATGGCAGGCTGGGCGATAGTTACTTCAGGCCCTGCCGAAGTAAGAAACGGACCTGGTCTTGAGAACTCCATAGGGTTTAGCCTGCCTGAAGGAAAGAAAATAATGACACTTGGGCAGAAAGATGAGTGGGTGGCAATTGGACTAAAACAAGAAGGGTTAAGGGGCTGGCTTGAAAAAAAGTATATTAATGAGATATAA
- a CDS encoding BatD family protein — MKSILKLILFLLISCIPCLADQGSVLIQNSTDKNKISIGDNLNLKVNLTFPQTFTVDLPEKLPEIKGWDIRDFKKEIQNKESKQQVNLIYTLATFTTGEVLIPEITFKFKDSQGKENEIKTQSIKVEVESLLLKEGDKGDIIDIKPPFYLKIPLAAYFLWIFITASLAAGFLLWYKNYQKRNKLILPVSNEPKIPPHITALEELEKLKNSGLLKEGRIKEFYIALTDILRDFLSATYQIETRDRTTSEIYSDLRRKITDKKTLANIKGFFELCDLVKFAKYRPDEKTCMDDLETGVKIVKNQTT; from the coding sequence ATGAAAAGTATATTAAAACTCATTTTATTCTTGTTAATAAGCTGTATCCCCTGTTTGGCGGATCAGGGCAGCGTTTTGATACAAAACAGCACGGACAAAAACAAAATAAGTATCGGCGACAACCTGAACCTCAAGGTAAACCTCACCTTTCCTCAAACTTTCACGGTTGACCTTCCCGAAAAACTCCCGGAGATCAAAGGCTGGGATATAAGGGATTTTAAAAAAGAGATCCAAAATAAAGAAAGCAAACAGCAGGTAAACCTTATATACACCTTAGCGACATTTACTACGGGAGAGGTATTGATCCCTGAAATAACTTTTAAATTTAAAGACTCTCAAGGCAAAGAAAACGAGATAAAGACACAGAGTATAAAAGTAGAGGTCGAAAGCCTGCTCTTAAAGGAAGGCGACAAAGGGGATATAATAGACATTAAACCGCCGTTTTACTTAAAGATCCCTTTAGCTGCTTATTTTTTATGGATATTCATCACAGCTAGCCTCGCTGCAGGTTTTTTGTTGTGGTATAAAAATTATCAAAAAAGAAATAAACTTATTTTACCTGTCTCTAACGAACCAAAGATCCCCCCTCATATAACTGCTCTTGAAGAACTTGAAAAACTTAAAAACTCAGGGCTGCTTAAGGAAGGACGAATAAAAGAATTTTATATCGCCTTAACGGATATTCTCAGGGATTTTCTTTCTGCTACCTATCAAATTGAGACAAGGGACCGGACAACAAGCGAGATCTACAGCGACCTGCGCAGGAAGATAACCGATAAAAAAACTTTGGCTAATATAAAAGGTTTTTTTGAACTTTGTGACCTTGTTAAATTTGCGAAATACCGCCCGGATGAAAAAACTTGTATGGATGATCTGGAAACAGGAGTTAAAATAGTAAAAAACCAGACAACTTGA
- a CDS encoding BatD family protein encodes MNRNILRTTLFSLMFLITYSLSLTTAVRADDISISASVDKNVVSINDQIVLEIDVSGTSSNLPNPDIPQLTDFNMYSSGRSQNVSIINGQVSSSIVFKYVLVPKTIVKTTIPPITLNYNGKIYQTQRIPVDVVQSAPSQNNAPRQQGNYSGPQEQNIPETGDDLFLVAEVDKKNAYVNEQITYSLKFYRRIDLLSQPGFTPSDFSGFWSEDFAPKNYNAVYKGRRYLITELKTLLFPTKPGKFTLKEASLTCQIPDYNSADFFGGFFSQGRTKIIQSKPITINVNPLPEANKPKGFNGTVGQYSITADIDKKTVKVNEPVTLNILVSGTGNIKAIAEPQLPDWPDFKKYETVGSLNINKDSGVLKGNKTFTTVIVPQTPGNKTIEPISFPFFDPDKKQYVNAQTPSFKLLVKPGPQIETNIPEQRTNDIKIVNKDIRFIKTLANYRVFEGYIYTKAWFKLVNLAPVFIFGFVFIYVNWQEKLNKDIAYARSLRASGTSKKYLKKAVKLLNLENSSEFYNAISRAIVEYIANKTNVSAESLTSSIISAILSKKEIKAETIAEVNRLLEECAMVRFAPSQVTESMMREIYQKTAITINKLEKEL; translated from the coding sequence ATGAATAGGAATATATTAAGAACAACATTATTTTCATTGATGTTTCTTATAACTTATAGCTTATCGCTTACTACTGCCGTTCGTGCTGATGACATAAGTATTTCAGCCAGCGTGGACAAGAACGTTGTATCCATAAATGACCAGATCGTACTTGAGATAGATGTTTCAGGGACAAGCTCGAACCTCCCGAATCCGGATATCCCCCAGCTTACTGATTTTAATATGTATTCTTCCGGAAGGTCTCAAAATGTATCAATAATAAACGGGCAGGTATCAAGTTCTATAGTGTTTAAGTATGTGTTAGTTCCCAAAACAATAGTAAAAACCACTATACCGCCCATTACTTTAAACTATAACGGTAAAATCTATCAGACCCAGCGTATACCGGTAGATGTTGTCCAATCCGCACCCTCTCAAAATAATGCCCCAAGGCAACAGGGCAATTATTCCGGGCCTCAAGAACAAAACATACCTGAAACCGGCGATGACCTCTTCCTGGTTGCAGAGGTTGATAAAAAGAATGCCTATGTAAATGAACAAATAACCTATTCTTTGAAATTTTACAGAAGGATAGACCTCCTTTCTCAACCTGGCTTTACGCCAAGCGATTTTTCAGGTTTCTGGTCTGAAGATTTCGCTCCCAAAAATTATAATGCTGTATATAAAGGCAGAAGATACCTGATTACAGAATTAAAAACCCTGCTTTTTCCCACAAAACCCGGCAAGTTCACCCTGAAAGAAGCATCCCTGACATGCCAGATACCCGACTACAATTCCGCCGATTTTTTCGGCGGTTTTTTTTCACAGGGAAGGACAAAAATCATACAATCGAAACCCATTACAATTAACGTAAACCCGCTGCCTGAAGCCAATAAGCCAAAAGGTTTTAACGGGACGGTGGGCCAATACAGCATAACTGCGGATATAGATAAAAAAACCGTAAAGGTCAATGAACCCGTGACCTTGAACATTCTAGTATCTGGCACCGGGAACATTAAAGCTATAGCAGAACCGCAGTTGCCGGACTGGCCTGATTTCAAAAAATATGAAACGGTAGGCTCTCTAAATATAAATAAGGACTCCGGTGTCTTAAAAGGCAATAAGACTTTTACTACAGTAATAGTCCCGCAGACACCGGGTAATAAGACCATTGAACCGATAAGTTTCCCGTTTTTTGACCCGGACAAAAAACAATATGTAAATGCGCAAACACCTTCATTTAAGCTTTTAGTCAAGCCCGGGCCCCAGATCGAAACAAATATCCCGGAACAAAGAACAAATGACATAAAAATAGTTAATAAGGATATAAGGTTTATAAAAACTCTGGCAAATTACAGGGTATTTGAGGGCTATATATACACAAAGGCCTGGTTTAAACTGGTAAATCTTGCTCCGGTCTTTATTTTCGGATTTGTTTTTATATATGTGAACTGGCAGGAGAAATTAAATAAAGATATAGCCTATGCAAGAAGCCTGCGGGCTTCAGGCACTTCAAAAAAATACCTTAAAAAAGCCGTTAAACTGCTGAACCTTGAAAACTCATCAGAGTTTTATAACGCAATCTCAAGGGCAATAGTTGAATACATAGCAAATAAAACAAATGTTTCGGCAGAAAGCCTTACCTCAAGCATAATTTCCGCTATTTTGTCAAAGAAAGAAATAAAAGCTGAAACCATAGCTGAAGTTAACAGGCTGTTGGAAGAATGCGCTATGGTACGGTTTGCTCCATCTCAGGTGACTGAAAGCATGATGCGTGAGATATATCAAAAAACAGCCATAACAATCAACAAACTGGAAAAGGAACTATAA
- a CDS encoding VWA domain-containing protein has protein sequence MRFASPLFLLLLITIPLIAWEEYKRRKNRTSSLLFSDALLLGQINPSPKVKLQFLPVYLRYIVFIFLILALARPQAGQKTEEVFNQGIDIMLVLDTSSSMQAIDFEPDNRLVAAKNVAKDFVLGRKYDRIGIVVFSGLAYTQCPLTIDHDSVLNFLDQVEIGMTQLDGTAIGSAIATAAIRLKGSPGKSRVMILLTDGRNNMGEIDPVTAAQAAAASDIKIYTIGSGKPGGALYPVDDPLFGKRYVKIPEQELDESTLLKIAEASNGRYFRATDTKSLSHIFKQIDQMEKTEIKSIKYINYTELFLYFLWPAIVLLGFELFLSYTWLRKVP, from the coding sequence ATGCGCTTTGCATCGCCTTTATTCTTATTATTATTGATAACGATCCCTCTAATTGCCTGGGAAGAGTATAAAAGAAGGAAAAATAGGACATCTTCCCTCTTATTCTCAGATGCTTTATTATTGGGCCAGATCAACCCTTCGCCAAAAGTAAAACTGCAGTTCCTGCCGGTTTATTTACGGTATATTGTATTTATTTTTTTAATCCTTGCACTTGCACGACCCCAGGCAGGGCAGAAAACAGAAGAGGTCTTCAATCAGGGAATCGACATTATGCTAGTGCTTGACACATCTTCAAGCATGCAGGCAATAGATTTTGAGCCGGACAACAGGCTGGTTGCGGCAAAAAATGTTGCCAAAGATTTTGTATTAGGCAGAAAATATGACAGGATAGGCATCGTGGTATTCAGCGGGCTGGCCTATACCCAGTGCCCTTTGACCATTGACCATGATTCAGTTTTAAATTTCCTTGACCAGGTTGAAATAGGCATGACTCAACTTGACGGTACTGCCATAGGCTCTGCGATCGCGACAGCGGCGATACGCCTGAAAGGAAGCCCGGGAAAGAGCAGGGTAATGATCCTCTTGACTGACGGCAGGAACAATATGGGAGAGATCGATCCCGTAACCGCAGCCCAAGCTGCTGCTGCAAGTGACATAAAAATATACACCATAGGCTCAGGCAAGCCGGGAGGCGCGCTATATCCTGTAGATGATCCTTTGTTCGGAAAAAGGTACGTAAAGATACCTGAACAGGAACTCGATGAATCTACGCTGTTAAAAATAGCTGAGGCCAGTAACGGCCGTTATTTCAGGGCGACTGATACGAAATCGCTTTCACATATATTTAAACAGATCGACCAGATGGAAAAAACAGAGATAAAATCAATAAAATATATTAACTATACCGAGCTGTTTTTATATTTTCTATGGCCGGCTATCGTACTCCTGGGGTTTGAACTATTTCTTTCATATACCTGGCTTAGAAAAGTACCGTAA
- a CDS encoding VWA domain-containing protein — MRFNHPNILFLMLFIPLWVLLFIYVLRHKISALKTFGNIALIEKLSSLSIKKQIIKFLFILIALFCFIISLSQPQIGTKLVEVKQKGADVVFLIDVSNSMLAEDTASQGTKGASRLARAKKLLSLLINNLQGNRLGIIAFAGNAFWQCPLTLDLSSVNLFLDIMDTSLIPLPGTGIGNAIRLANKGLSKTEPKSKAIILITDGEDHNSNPVEAAEESAKEGIKIFCIGFGNPQGEPIPLKDDKGTFTGYKKNKKGDVIMSKLDESLLTNISSLSDGQYFRASDGAINIAILASKIKGLKGQQLSSNINREYEDRFQYPLFFGFLLLLVEFLIPDRKSVISDKL, encoded by the coding sequence ATGCGTTTTAATCATCCGAACATATTATTTTTAATGCTTTTCATACCTTTGTGGGTGCTGTTGTTTATTTATGTTTTAAGACATAAAATCTCAGCACTTAAAACTTTCGGGAATATCGCTTTAATTGAAAAACTATCAAGTTTGAGTATAAAAAAGCAAATTATTAAATTCTTGTTTATACTTATTGCTCTTTTTTGTTTCATTATAAGCTTGTCGCAGCCACAAATCGGCACAAAACTCGTTGAAGTAAAACAAAAAGGCGCAGATGTTGTATTCCTTATAGATGTATCCAACAGCATGCTCGCTGAAGATACGGCATCCCAGGGGACTAAAGGAGCCAGCCGCCTCGCTAGAGCAAAAAAACTTTTGTCTTTATTGATAAACAATCTTCAGGGCAACAGGCTAGGGATAATTGCCTTTGCAGGTAATGCTTTCTGGCAATGCCCGCTTACGCTTGACCTGTCAAGCGTAAACCTGTTCCTGGATATAATGGATACAAGCCTGATACCTTTGCCCGGGACAGGTATAGGAAATGCTATAAGGCTTGCAAATAAGGGCCTTTCTAAAACCGAACCGAAATCAAAAGCTATTATTCTTATCACGGACGGCGAGGACCACAACTCCAACCCGGTCGAAGCTGCCGAGGAGTCCGCAAAGGAAGGCATAAAGATCTTTTGCATAGGTTTTGGGAACCCTCAGGGTGAACCCATTCCTCTCAAGGACGATAAGGGAACTTTCACGGGCTATAAGAAAAATAAAAAAGGCGACGTTATAATGTCAAAACTTGACGAGTCCCTGCTCACCAATATTTCCTCACTTAGTGACGGGCAATATTTCCGTGCAAGCGACGGGGCTATAAACATCGCAATACTTGCGAGTAAAATAAAAGGCCTGAAAGGACAACAGCTTTCAAGCAATATAAACCGGGAATATGAAGACAGGTTCCAATATCCCCTTTTCTTCGGGTTCCTGTTATTGTTAGTCGAGTTTTTGATACCGGACAGGAAATCAGTTATAAGCGACAAGTTGTAA